The following are from one region of the Streptomyces fradiae genome:
- a CDS encoding DNRLRE domain-containing protein, with protein MRTRTRLSLTLGLVLAALTAALLPWWQPSTPPTTTGSGAVDAKQASTGPKDEATAVAEAARTGKKVLVETATSATALTWALPNGQLRTQTHALPQRAKNAEGHWAPIDNTLKRSAKAPRGLGIAPVNGAVPVRFASGSADASRANRSYARAPQPGETVLAEVEFEGHTIAYTWPGTLPEPVLDGSRALYPEVLPGVDLLLIAREEGGFGQLLIVKTPEAAKNKALAKVGYGLRSATATFHNDPEHGRVQVLDKAGKEIAAVPTPFAWDSNGRDTELPAGTTQRTATGTPADVLKLSGLTGVEPGTKAAQLPVALDGDRTGAARIELDVAGTGLLSGTGVKYPVFVDPSINPGTAAWALVVKNYPNSNYINGTNYSGGTSEARVGHENDTGITARSFWRMGFSSSLKGATITRAVYKVNNTHSWSCSTREFQFYLTGSISSGTTWNAQPSWSTQLKRWSFAHGYSSSCPDAYEAIDVKSAAQSAANGGWSNITFGLRATTETDSYTWRKFTAKSAVLEVDYNRPPTEPTDGEINGLDCVVSATGPGQTMGKTNLVLKAKATDPDGNLLGLRFKFWKKGDAVPAGTLATNLSSGYASTTIASTTLVDKATYFWAVRAEDSGGLSSSYFPANTADNCAVTIDGSAPPPPAVTSNEFKRATSDGATWATVKFGSTGSMTFTSTGAAKFRYGWEGVNYVDVAATNGSLTVTGLKPLHAGPNWMHVFALDSVGNVSARTDYATYVPPRDTADGPMDVGGDGVPDLMIIDANGNFFSYPGTPGGELYAGLTGSYTIGTDGKPVLAPKTPWWNGTKAALISHYQDVYPGDGSTDLFAVDPDGTFYLYPGDGYGTFNVDQRLKIRLPSNAPAPSTWLQMKAIGDITGDKLPDLTLRTASGGFWVLSGYTGASFQSATLMNSDAWARRDIVNLADINKDGTPDLLWRNLDAGSMYVRHGKPGSVAGSVDLNSLMLAANSLNGDVAYGTSWTEANVSTAIGIPDVNGDGVPDIWARFASDGHISLYYPSTTNTNAPVKTVLSSNWNGIKSFG; from the coding sequence GTGCGCACGCGCACGCGGCTGTCCCTGACCCTCGGCCTCGTCCTGGCCGCCCTGACCGCTGCCCTGTTGCCCTGGTGGCAGCCCTCCACCCCGCCCACGACCACCGGTTCCGGGGCGGTGGACGCCAAGCAGGCGTCGACCGGCCCGAAGGACGAGGCCACCGCGGTGGCCGAGGCCGCTCGCACCGGCAAGAAGGTACTCGTCGAAACGGCCACCTCGGCCACGGCTCTGACCTGGGCCCTGCCCAACGGTCAGCTCCGCACCCAGACGCACGCGCTGCCCCAGCGGGCGAAGAACGCCGAGGGCCACTGGGCCCCGATCGACAACACGCTGAAGCGTTCCGCAAAGGCGCCCCGTGGACTGGGCATCGCACCGGTGAACGGTGCCGTGCCCGTACGGTTCGCCAGTGGCAGCGCCGACGCCTCACGCGCCAACCGCTCGTACGCCCGCGCCCCGCAGCCCGGTGAGACCGTGCTGGCCGAGGTCGAGTTCGAGGGCCACACCATCGCCTACACCTGGCCGGGCACCCTGCCCGAGCCGGTGCTCGACGGTTCCCGCGCGCTCTACCCCGAGGTACTGCCCGGCGTCGACCTGCTGCTGATCGCGCGCGAGGAGGGCGGCTTCGGCCAGCTCCTGATCGTCAAGACGCCCGAGGCCGCCAAGAACAAGGCCCTCGCCAAGGTCGGTTACGGGCTCCGGTCCGCCACGGCCACCTTCCACAACGACCCCGAGCACGGACGTGTCCAGGTCCTGGACAAGGCCGGTAAGGAGATCGCCGCCGTCCCGACGCCCTTCGCCTGGGACTCGAACGGCCGCGACACCGAGCTCCCCGCCGGCACCACACAGCGCACCGCCACCGGCACCCCGGCGGACGTGCTGAAGCTGTCCGGCCTGACCGGTGTCGAGCCCGGCACCAAGGCCGCTCAGCTGCCCGTCGCCCTGGACGGCGACCGCACCGGCGCCGCCCGCATCGAGCTGGACGTGGCGGGCACGGGCCTGCTGTCCGGGACCGGCGTGAAGTACCCCGTCTTCGTCGACCCGTCGATCAACCCCGGCACCGCGGCCTGGGCGCTCGTGGTCAAGAACTACCCCAACTCCAACTACATCAACGGCACCAACTACAGCGGTGGCACGTCCGAGGCCCGCGTCGGCCACGAGAACGACACCGGCATCACCGCCCGGTCCTTCTGGCGCATGGGCTTCTCCAGCTCCCTCAAGGGTGCGACGATCACCCGCGCCGTCTACAAGGTGAACAACACCCACTCGTGGTCCTGCTCCACCCGCGAGTTCCAGTTCTACCTGACCGGCTCGATCTCCTCCGGCACGACCTGGAACGCCCAGCCGTCCTGGTCGACGCAGCTGAAGCGATGGAGCTTCGCGCACGGCTACTCCTCGTCCTGCCCGGACGCCTACGAGGCCATCGACGTCAAGAGCGCCGCGCAGTCGGCCGCGAACGGCGGCTGGTCGAACATCACCTTCGGCCTGCGCGCCACCACGGAGACGGACTCGTACACCTGGCGCAAGTTCACGGCCAAGTCCGCCGTCCTGGAGGTCGACTACAACCGCCCGCCGACCGAGCCCACCGACGGTGAGATCAACGGGCTCGACTGCGTCGTCAGCGCCACCGGCCCGGGCCAGACCATGGGCAAGACCAACCTGGTCCTGAAGGCCAAGGCCACCGACCCCGACGGCAACCTCCTGGGCCTGCGCTTCAAGTTCTGGAAGAAGGGCGACGCCGTCCCGGCGGGCACCCTGGCCACCAACCTTTCCAGCGGCTACGCCTCGACCACGATCGCGTCGACCACCCTGGTGGACAAGGCCACCTACTTCTGGGCCGTGCGCGCCGAGGACTCCGGCGGCCTCTCCTCCAGCTACTTCCCGGCGAACACCGCGGACAACTGCGCCGTCACCATCGACGGCTCCGCTCCGCCGCCGCCGGCCGTGACCAGCAACGAGTTCAAGCGGGCCACCTCCGACGGCGCCACCTGGGCCACCGTCAAGTTCGGCTCCACCGGCTCCATGACGTTCACCTCCACCGGCGCGGCCAAGTTCCGCTACGGCTGGGAGGGCGTCAACTACGTCGACGTCGCCGCCACCAACGGCTCCCTCACCGTCACGGGTCTCAAGCCGCTGCACGCCGGCCCGAACTGGATGCACGTCTTCGCCCTGGACTCCGTCGGCAACGTCAGTGCCCGCACCGACTACGCCACCTACGTCCCGCCCCGCGACACCGCGGACGGCCCCATGGACGTCGGCGGTGACGGCGTCCCGGACCTGATGATCATCGACGCCAACGGCAACTTCTTCTCCTACCCGGGCACCCCGGGCGGCGAGCTGTACGCCGGCCTCACCGGCTCGTACACCATCGGCACCGACGGCAAGCCGGTCCTCGCGCCGAAGACCCCGTGGTGGAACGGCACCAAGGCGGCGCTGATCTCCCACTACCAGGACGTCTACCCCGGCGACGGCTCCACCGACCTGTTCGCGGTGGACCCCGACGGCACGTTCTACCTGTACCCGGGTGACGGCTACGGCACCTTCAACGTGGACCAGCGGCTGAAGATCCGCCTCCCGTCGAACGCCCCGGCGCCGTCGACCTGGCTGCAGATGAAGGCCATCGGCGACATCACCGGCGACAAGCTGCCCGACCTCACCCTGCGCACCGCGAGCGGCGGGTTCTGGGTGCTCTCGGGCTACACCGGCGCCTCGTTCCAGAGCGCGACGCTGATGAACTCGGACGCCTGGGCGCGCCGTGACATCGTCAACCTCGCGGACATCAACAAGGACGGCACGCCCGACCTGCTCTGGCGCAACCTGGACGCCGGCAGCATGTACGTCCGCCATGGCAAGCCGGGCTCCGTGGCCGGCAGCGTCGACCTCAACTCCCTGATGCTTGCGGCCAACTCGCTCAACGGCGACGTGGCCTACGGCACCAGCTGGACCGAGGCCAACGTGTCCACGGCGATCGGCATCCCGGACGTGAACGGCGACGGTGTCCCGGACATCTGGGCCCGGTTCGCGTCCGACGGCCACATCTCCCTGTACTACCCGTCCACCACCAACACCAACGCGCCGGTCAAGACGGTGCTGTCCTCCAACTGGAACGGCATCAAGTCCTTCGGCTGA
- a CDS encoding ricin-type beta-trefoil lectin domain protein, translating into MSREESISQVDLPDLPTATTAEGDVAADKALTLAPQVPVDPYAPANTAAWTSGTGNATLSGTSAPGTTVPVTNNLPVAIGVPEGGDPAALAGDWTVGVAPQTTSQDAGVSGIVMKLTPPATVDPNAEVAISIDTTGFADLYGPQAADRFGLMLLPDCVYSSPTTGDCADGGGTEPMSFSDADKDVKNGKKNFQRLRSSVKTVAAKDAPTKSTAAKSAKTRKILSGSIPVSSLVGEGFVPSSATKASYRDGVQPAVSANGGAAVGGLDTGSSVSGDFTASPLLSSGAWSAGSSSGAFTYSYDIQVPETAGGLMPKVNLAYSSQSVDGRTSSTNNQASWIGDGWDYNAGSITRTYANCRQDSKKAGSNNSTHRTADLCWGSENATLSLGGMTTELVWDATKAKWFTANGDGSTVQVIKGEATGNGAKDGEYWVVTTKDGTKYHFGKNKLPGWSDHGTAADDPTTDSVLTVPVYGNHSGEDCYKGPTTTDWTNSWCTQGWRWGLDYVEDVHGNAMSLWWKKDQNYYARNFNFKAPVVYDRDGWLDHIYYGQRSDNIFTATAPARVGFTVAERCYTVGTVTCTEANFTSKDPGQYRPWFDTPADLRCEAGKKCWNAGPSFWTRKRLDKIQTSAQRRTDTTARQVVDDYQLTQSFATLKTGPNTALWLESVQRTGYARNGSTDAKVTLNPVRFESNAEDMPNRVKAYHPERPGFSRLRIVRVVNEYGGETIVRYKPIEGDCATGQNLPTKTDTAALKANSRLCYPSYWNPDPEVEDIDWFHKYVVDTVEELPNIDGSFATRTEYEFKSPAWKLAEAEFTKKSTRTYSQFAGFEQTTVLTGPVVEGTPDAPGQRSKAVTRFFRGMGDTVPVTDITGAEIAKDREPFAGRIAEELTYLDSTKADTDWLSRSITKPEATELAKRDRDDGLTPLRAWRVTEPEEIAYTKSSGTNTDDTRTVRTVKTSTTYEPTYGLPTLVESLGDTGKTGDESCTKSEYVHQTAKNLIGLSKQVLVSPTLCANANWADYGSLSSGSRTAYDGTAYGTALGGTSRGLATESWTLNGSGTGFQTTGTREFDAVGRVVKQTPADQLTQQTPKSETISYASEGPATGQVFKVTSTNVLGHTQIQELEPGRSVTVKTTDVNGYVSQAVYDPMGRLSEAWAPGRTPGSGIADFRAVYTIPAEETDPTDANIKIRKPPYVTTYARGYEDRIETSVTLYDGLGRERQKQEEADNGAGWLITDTLHNTSGEVYQTNNAYLTKEATPGELFTPLSDTAVPNITRYDYDGLGRVVKETPYLKWVDPVTTESFSKAYEDRAVRYEYGEDWSKVVQPQGDSSYRVWTDALGRTTRTDTFNPAAPGGFTSTRYEFDPHGQLVKATASADQTHPWTWTYNHDGQVETATDPDAGTSRNTYDAFGRVLTTENARGVKVWNGYDELSRPKEARENDAAGKLLSSFTYDTVSGGKGMPATATRYTDGEAYTQAVNGYTKEYQPTATTLTLPQSIVDTWGFKKDYRYDYTYNDRGMLDETTLPEVGKFGSEKLVVRYNKDGKPLSISGKDWYGSETTYDAYGQVLRSTLGAQPYRVWTQSSIDESSGELIEHSVYREKGSNDPATDKSVVGGNLVSNRAYSYDPAGNITSIQEKSDGIAERQCFVYDPMGQLKSAWTAKDQTSCVNPRNPDGSLNKNADGTLRVAAGADNSGYWQEYEYDLLGNRTKLTENDLTGDTTKNAVSTYAYGKNAAKDQPHTLTKVSKTLKTPAGAQITSEATRLYELTGETKTITSVENGDKQDLTWTYDGQVDRITGAGTGGKTPYVGLGQKCLDLKSGLGAAGQPIQLYACNTSVAQNFKFTPTPGTATAPQTDADRGALSVNGTWCLQPAANTAGSALQIQKCDGSAAQELKRNAAGQLTHIASGLCLAVQGAANVNATPIVLATCDAAQAAQQWLPQNDTRHIYGPDNARLLTIKGKQATLHLGEAEVTVQQGGVLVNTQRTYGVPGGAVMRYAYGTGSETLVAQTTDHQGSAYTEVALYGGQSVRIRKQDPFGNERGTAGANLQNHKGFLGKTRDDASGFQPLGARLYDPVVGRFLSADPVLDLNDPLQSNGYAYAQNNPVTYSDPTGLAISLTASEKAAALAGAGLSAAQVAQAQAMQGKSLTSVILAVAWETLKDFIGINDAMACFGGDMWSCVSIAVDAIPWSKLGKIPAVIKAVNRTIEAIKAFKAAKRAAEAVLKAAKAAEAAALRAKKLAIEKAKKEAAQRAKKKAAEAAKRKADAAAAAKRKTGNPVHKQAQAKAAPKASSHPSAGKSGGGKSSGGKSSGGGGGGKSGGSSRSNGGSSGGGGSGKADGDSSGSGGSCPVNSFVPGTKVLMADGSTKPIEKVKAGDKVVATDPKSGEPVVETVTAEIKGQGLKHLVKVTIDLDGKNGSKTARITATAGHPFWVPELGKWVDATDLESGEWLQTSAGTHVQVAAIQRWTAQDATVHNLTVSDLHTYYVLAGATPVLVHNANLPQVCGPVTENTHYADVEVFDADGTQIDSYSLRSGATTPEEAAIGVGRARQAVHTENRAARAAGGAPMIKDTVIQDDPFFMASPVPDGGRVRITGTKPPCGPCQAQMRTSAEDTASTFEYLWPDGNGGMNIFSTDG; encoded by the coding sequence ATGAGCCGTGAGGAGTCGATCTCCCAGGTCGATCTCCCGGACCTGCCGACGGCCACCACGGCAGAGGGCGACGTGGCCGCGGACAAGGCGCTCACCCTGGCTCCGCAGGTCCCGGTCGACCCGTACGCCCCCGCCAACACCGCGGCGTGGACCTCGGGCACCGGTAACGCCACGCTCTCCGGGACCAGCGCGCCGGGCACCACCGTGCCGGTCACCAACAACCTGCCGGTCGCCATCGGCGTGCCGGAGGGCGGGGACCCCGCCGCGCTCGCCGGTGACTGGACCGTGGGCGTGGCCCCGCAGACGACCTCGCAGGACGCGGGCGTCTCCGGCATCGTCATGAAGCTCACCCCGCCGGCCACGGTCGATCCGAACGCCGAAGTGGCGATCAGCATCGACACCACCGGCTTCGCCGACCTGTACGGGCCGCAGGCCGCCGACCGCTTCGGTCTGATGCTGCTCCCGGACTGCGTCTACTCGTCCCCGACCACCGGCGACTGCGCCGACGGCGGCGGTACGGAGCCGATGTCGTTCTCCGACGCGGACAAGGACGTCAAGAACGGCAAGAAGAACTTCCAGCGGCTGCGCAGCTCGGTGAAGACGGTGGCCGCCAAGGACGCGCCCACCAAGTCCACCGCGGCCAAGAGCGCCAAGACGCGCAAGATCCTCAGCGGCAGCATCCCGGTCTCCAGCCTCGTCGGCGAGGGCTTCGTCCCCTCCAGCGCGACCAAGGCCTCCTACCGGGACGGCGTCCAGCCCGCGGTCTCCGCGAACGGCGGCGCCGCCGTCGGTGGCCTCGACACCGGTTCGTCGGTGTCCGGTGACTTCACGGCCTCGCCGCTGCTCTCCTCGGGCGCCTGGTCGGCGGGCTCGTCCTCGGGCGCGTTCACCTACTCGTACGACATCCAGGTGCCGGAGACCGCCGGCGGTCTGATGCCGAAGGTCAACCTGGCGTACTCCTCGCAGTCCGTCGACGGCCGCACCTCGTCGACCAACAACCAGGCCTCCTGGATCGGCGACGGCTGGGACTACAACGCGGGTTCCATCACCCGTACGTACGCCAACTGCCGCCAGGACTCCAAGAAGGCCGGCTCCAACAACTCCACGCACCGCACCGCGGACCTGTGCTGGGGCTCCGAGAACGCCACCCTCTCGCTCGGCGGCATGACCACCGAGCTGGTGTGGGACGCCACCAAGGCCAAGTGGTTCACCGCCAACGGCGACGGCTCCACCGTCCAGGTGATCAAGGGCGAGGCCACCGGCAACGGCGCCAAGGACGGTGAGTACTGGGTCGTCACCACCAAGGACGGCACCAAGTACCACTTCGGCAAGAACAAGCTCCCGGGCTGGTCCGACCACGGCACCGCCGCCGACGACCCGACCACGGACTCCGTCCTGACGGTCCCCGTCTACGGCAACCACAGCGGCGAGGACTGCTACAAGGGTCCGACGACCACCGACTGGACCAACTCCTGGTGCACGCAGGGCTGGCGCTGGGGCCTCGACTACGTCGAGGACGTCCACGGCAACGCCATGTCGCTGTGGTGGAAGAAGGACCAGAACTACTACGCCCGCAACTTCAACTTCAAGGCTCCGGTCGTCTACGACCGAGACGGCTGGCTCGACCACATCTACTACGGCCAGCGCAGCGACAACATCTTCACGGCGACCGCCCCGGCCCGGGTCGGCTTCACCGTCGCGGAGCGCTGCTACACCGTCGGCACCGTCACCTGCACCGAGGCCAACTTCACCTCGAAGGACCCCGGCCAGTACCGGCCCTGGTTCGACACCCCGGCCGACCTGCGCTGTGAGGCCGGCAAGAAGTGCTGGAACGCCGGCCCGTCCTTCTGGACCCGCAAGCGCCTCGACAAGATCCAGACCTCGGCCCAGCGGCGCACCGACACCACGGCCCGCCAGGTCGTCGACGACTACCAGCTCACGCAGAGCTTCGCCACGCTGAAGACCGGCCCCAACACGGCCCTGTGGCTGGAGTCCGTCCAGCGCACCGGCTACGCCCGGAACGGCTCCACCGACGCGAAGGTCACGCTGAACCCGGTCCGGTTCGAGTCCAACGCCGAGGACATGCCGAACCGCGTCAAGGCGTACCACCCGGAGCGCCCCGGCTTCTCCCGGCTGCGCATCGTCCGCGTCGTCAACGAGTACGGCGGCGAGACCATCGTCCGCTACAAGCCGATCGAGGGCGACTGCGCGACCGGACAGAACCTCCCGACGAAGACGGACACGGCGGCCCTGAAGGCCAACAGCCGGCTCTGCTACCCGTCGTACTGGAACCCGGACCCCGAGGTCGAGGACATCGACTGGTTCCACAAGTACGTCGTGGACACCGTCGAGGAACTGCCCAACATCGACGGCAGCTTCGCCACCAGGACCGAGTACGAGTTCAAGAGCCCGGCCTGGAAGCTCGCCGAGGCGGAGTTCACCAAGAAGTCCACCCGGACGTACTCGCAGTTCGCCGGCTTCGAGCAGACCACGGTCCTCACGGGCCCGGTCGTCGAAGGCACCCCGGACGCTCCCGGCCAGCGCTCCAAGGCCGTGACCCGCTTCTTCCGGGGCATGGGCGACACGGTGCCCGTCACGGACATCACGGGCGCCGAGATCGCCAAGGACCGCGAGCCCTTCGCCGGCCGGATCGCCGAGGAGCTCACCTACCTCGACTCCACGAAGGCCGACACCGACTGGCTGTCCCGCTCCATCACCAAGCCCGAGGCCACCGAACTCGCCAAGCGCGACCGCGACGACGGCCTGACCCCGCTGCGGGCCTGGCGGGTCACGGAGCCCGAGGAGATCGCGTACACGAAGTCGTCCGGCACGAACACCGACGACACGCGCACGGTGCGCACGGTGAAGACGTCGACGACGTACGAGCCGACGTACGGGCTGCCGACTCTGGTGGAGTCCCTCGGTGACACCGGGAAGACCGGTGACGAGTCCTGCACCAAGTCGGAGTACGTCCACCAGACGGCGAAGAACCTGATCGGCCTGAGCAAGCAGGTCCTGGTGTCGCCGACGCTCTGCGCGAACGCCAACTGGGCGGACTACGGGTCGCTGAGCAGCGGCAGCCGCACGGCATACGACGGTACGGCCTATGGCACCGCGCTCGGCGGCACGTCCCGGGGTCTGGCCACCGAGTCCTGGACGCTCAACGGCAGCGGGACCGGCTTCCAGACGACTGGCACCCGGGAGTTTGACGCCGTCGGCCGCGTGGTCAAGCAGACCCCCGCGGACCAGTTGACCCAGCAGACCCCCAAGTCCGAGACGATCAGCTACGCGTCCGAGGGCCCGGCCACGGGCCAGGTGTTCAAGGTCACCTCGACCAATGTGCTCGGGCACACCCAGATCCAGGAGCTGGAGCCGGGTCGCTCGGTCACCGTCAAGACGACCGACGTCAACGGATACGTGAGCCAGGCCGTGTACGACCCGATGGGCCGGCTGTCCGAGGCGTGGGCCCCGGGCCGTACGCCGGGCAGCGGCATAGCGGACTTCCGCGCGGTCTACACGATTCCGGCGGAGGAGACCGACCCGACCGACGCGAACATCAAGATCCGTAAGCCTCCGTACGTCACCACGTACGCGCGGGGCTACGAGGACCGGATCGAGACCTCCGTCACCCTCTACGACGGCCTCGGCCGCGAGCGGCAGAAGCAGGAGGAGGCCGATAACGGCGCCGGCTGGCTGATCACCGACACCCTGCACAACACGTCGGGTGAGGTCTACCAGACGAACAACGCCTACCTGACCAAGGAGGCCACGCCGGGCGAGCTGTTCACCCCGCTCTCCGACACGGCCGTCCCGAACATCACGCGCTACGACTACGACGGTCTCGGCCGCGTAGTGAAGGAGACGCCGTACCTCAAGTGGGTCGACCCGGTCACCACGGAGTCCTTCTCCAAGGCCTACGAGGACCGTGCCGTCCGCTACGAGTACGGCGAGGACTGGTCGAAGGTCGTCCAGCCGCAGGGGGACTCGTCCTACCGCGTCTGGACCGACGCGCTGGGCCGCACCACCCGCACGGACACCTTCAACCCGGCGGCCCCCGGCGGGTTCACGTCGACCCGCTACGAGTTCGACCCGCACGGCCAGCTCGTCAAGGCGACTGCGTCGGCCGACCAGACCCATCCGTGGACGTGGACGTACAACCACGACGGTCAGGTGGAGACGGCGACCGACCCCGACGCGGGCACGAGTCGTAATACGTACGACGCCTTCGGCCGTGTCCTGACGACCGAGAACGCCCGCGGTGTCAAGGTCTGGAACGGCTACGACGAGCTGTCGCGGCCGAAGGAGGCACGTGAGAACGACGCCGCCGGCAAGCTGCTGTCCTCGTTCACGTACGACACCGTCTCGGGCGGCAAGGGCATGCCCGCCACTGCCACCCGCTACACCGACGGCGAGGCGTACACCCAGGCGGTCAACGGCTACACAAAGGAGTACCAGCCGACCGCGACCACGCTGACCCTGCCGCAGTCCATCGTCGACACCTGGGGTTTCAAGAAGGACTACAGGTACGACTACACGTACAACGACCGCGGCATGCTGGACGAGACCACCCTTCCCGAGGTGGGCAAGTTCGGCTCGGAGAAGCTGGTCGTCCGCTACAACAAGGACGGCAAGCCGCTCTCCATCTCCGGCAAGGACTGGTACGGCTCCGAGACCACCTACGACGCGTACGGCCAGGTGCTCCGCTCCACGCTCGGTGCCCAGCCGTACCGCGTGTGGACGCAGAGCTCCATCGACGAGTCCAGCGGTGAGCTCATCGAACACTCGGTCTACCGCGAGAAGGGCTCCAACGACCCCGCCACCGACAAGAGCGTCGTCGGCGGCAACCTCGTCTCGAACCGGGCCTACAGCTACGACCCGGCCGGAAACATCACGTCGATCCAGGAGAAGTCTGACGGGATTGCGGAGCGTCAGTGCTTCGTCTACGACCCCATGGGGCAGCTGAAGTCCGCCTGGACCGCCAAGGACCAGACGAGCTGCGTCAACCCGAGGAACCCGGACGGCTCGCTCAACAAGAACGCGGACGGCACGCTCCGAGTCGCCGCGGGCGCGGACAACTCCGGTTACTGGCAGGAGTACGAGTACGACCTGCTCGGCAACCGCACCAAGCTGACCGAGAACGACCTCACGGGCGACACCACCAAGAACGCGGTCAGCACGTACGCGTACGGCAAGAACGCCGCCAAGGACCAGCCGCACACGCTGACCAAGGTGTCGAAGACCCTCAAGACCCCGGCCGGGGCACAGATCACGTCCGAGGCCACCCGGCTCTACGAACTCACCGGCGAGACCAAGACGATCACCTCGGTCGAGAACGGCGACAAGCAGGACCTGACCTGGACCTATGACGGTCAGGTCGACCGGATCACCGGAGCGGGCACCGGCGGCAAGACCCCGTACGTGGGTCTCGGCCAGAAGTGTCTGGACCTGAAGTCGGGTCTGGGCGCTGCCGGCCAGCCGATCCAGCTCTACGCCTGCAACACCTCCGTGGCGCAGAACTTCAAGTTCACGCCCACCCCGGGCACGGCGACGGCACCGCAGACCGACGCCGACCGGGGCGCGCTCTCGGTGAACGGCACGTGGTGTCTCCAGCCCGCCGCCAACACGGCCGGGTCGGCGCTCCAGATCCAGAAGTGCGACGGCTCCGCCGCACAGGAACTGAAGCGCAACGCGGCTGGTCAGCTGACCCACATCGCCTCCGGCCTGTGCCTCGCGGTGCAGGGCGCGGCGAACGTGAACGCGACGCCGATCGTGCTCGCCACCTGTGACGCGGCCCAGGCCGCCCAGCAGTGGCTGCCGCAGAACGACACCCGTCACATCTACGGCCCCGACAACGCCCGCCTGCTCACCATCAAGGGCAAGCAGGCGACCCTCCACCTGGGCGAGGCCGAGGTGACTGTCCAGCAGGGCGGCGTCCTCGTCAACACCCAGCGCACCTACGGGGTCCCGGGCGGCGCGGTCATGCGCTACGCCTACGGCACCGGCTCGGAGACGCTGGTCGCCCAGACCACGGACCACCAAGGCAGCGCGTACACGGAGGTCGCCCTCTACGGCGGTCAGTCGGTGCGCATTCGCAAGCAGGATCCCTTCGGCAACGAACGCGGCACCGCCGGTGCCAACCTTCAGAACCACAAGGGATTCCTGGGCAAGACCCGGGACGACGCCTCCGGCTTCCAGCCGCTGGGTGCTCGCTTGTACGACCCGGTGGTCGGACGCTTCCTGTCCGCCGACCCGGTGCTCGACCTGAACGACCCGCTGCAGTCCAACGGGTACGCGTACGCGCAGAACAACCCGGTCACGTATTCCGACCCGACCGGACTGGCGATCAGCCTGACGGCCTCGGAGAAGGCCGCGGCCCTCGCCGGCGCGGGCCTGTCCGCAGCTCAGGTCGCACAGGCACAGGCGATGCAGGGCAAGTCCCTCACCTCGGTCATCCTGGCTGTGGCCTGGGAGACGCTGAAGGACTTCATCGGCATCAACGACGCCATGGCCTGCTTCGGCGGTGACATGTGGTCGTGCGTCAGCATCGCCGTCGACGCCATTCCGTGGTCGAAGCTGGGGAAGATCCCGGCCGTCATCAAGGCGGTCAACCGCACCATCGAGGCCATCAAGGCCTTCAAGGCCGCGAAGCGGGCGGCGGAAGCGGTCCTCAAGGCGGCCAAGGCGGCCGAGGCGGCAGCGCTACGGGCCAAGAAACTGGCCATCGAGAAGGCCAAGAAGGAGGCCGCGCAAAGAGCCAAGAAGAAGGCAGCCGAAGCGGCCAAGAGAAAGGCCGACGCGGCAGCCGCAGCGAAGCGGAAGACAGGTAACCCTGTCCACAAGCAGGCCCAGGCCAAGGCCGCGCCGAAGGCCTCCTCGCACCCGAGTGCGGGCAAGAGCGGTGGTGGCAAGAGTTCCGGCGGCAAGAGCTCCGGGGGCGGTGGCGGCGGCAAGTCCGGCGGCTCCTCCCGCAGCAACGGCGGCAGCAGCGGTGGCGGCGGCTCCGGCAAGGCCGACGGCGACAGCAGCGGCAGTGGCGGTTCCTGTCCCGTCAACAGCTTCGTGCCCGGCACGAAGGTACTGATGGCCGACGGTTCCACCAAGCCGATCGAGAAGGTGAAGGCCGGCGACAAGGTCGTCGCGACCGATCCGAAGTCCGGTGAGCCCGTCGTCGAGACGGTCACCGCGGAGATCAAGGGTCAGGGCCTCAAGCACCTGGTCAAGGTCACGATCGACCTCGACGGCAAGAACGGCTCGAAGACGGCCCGGATCACCGCTACCGCCGGCCACCCCTTCTGGGTCCCCGAGCTCGGCAAGTGGGTCGATGCCACCGACCTCGAGTCCGGCGAATGGCTCCAGACCAGCGCAGGCACCCACGTGCAGGTCGCCGCGATCCAGCGGTGGACCGCGCAGGACGCGACGGTCCACAACCTGACCGTCTCCGACCTGCACACGTACTACGTGCTGGCGGGTGCCACCCCGGTCCTGGTCCACAACGCCAACCTTCCGCAGGTCTGTGGTCCGGTCACGGAGAATACGCACTACGCCGATGTCGAAGTCTTCGACGCCGACGGAACCCAGATCGACTCGTATTCCCTTCGGAGCGGTGCCACCACCCCGGAGGAGGCGGCCATTGGTGTGGGACGCGCACGGCAGGCGGTCCACACCGAGAACCGAGCGGCGCGCGCAGCCGGCGGTGCGCCCATGATCAAGGACACGGTCATTCAGGACGACCCCTTCTTCATGGCCAGTCCTGTTCCTGACGGCGGACGGGTGAGAATTACCGGCACCAAGCCGCCATGTGGGCCCTGCCAGGCGCAGATGAGGACTTCAGCAGAGGACACGGCCTCGACCTTTGAATATCTGTGGCCTGATGGAAATGGTGGAATGAACATCTTCTCGACGGACGGGTAG